Below is a window of Rhodoglobus vestalii DNA.
CTTCGGTGAGGGCGGTGGCATCCGCTTTCGACAACTCAAGCAGCGTTGCTGCTGCGATAACCGCTTCAGAGACGGTGCGGATGCCGAGGGCAGTTGTCAGGGTGGTTTCGCGTCGTTCGCGGGCCTCCGCATTGGTGGCGAGGCGGTGCGCCATGCCGATGTGGCTTTGAGCTTCACGCGCCGCACGCGCCGCTATGTCGGGGGCAACACCATCGCGCTCGTGGAGGAGTTGGGCAACATCGGCGATCGCGGGGGTGCGGAGTCGCACGCTGCGCACCCGCGAACGGATCGTGGGGATGAGGTCTGCTTCGCTGGGGGCGCACAGTATCCACACGGTGCGCGGCGGGGGTTCTTCGAGCGCTTTGAGCAGCACGTTGGAGGTGCGCTCGGCCATGCGATCGGCGTCTTCGATGATCATCACCCGGTAGTGGCCCACCGAGGGGGAGAACTGTGATGCAGAAACGAGTTTGCGAACCTCATCGATTGAGATGATGACACGTTCGGTGCTGAGCACGCCCAGATCGGGATGGGTGCGCGCTATGACCTGCTTGTAGACGGACTCTTCGGTCTCGTCGCCGCGAGTTCCGAGCAGTGCCGCCGCAAACGCGTAGGCAATGTTTGAGCGCCCTGATCCGGGTGGGCCGGTGATAAGCCAAGAATGCGTCATCGATGATTCGTCGGTGCTGCCCAGTGCTGACGATGACGCGGCGGATTCCAGAACGGCGATCGCATCAGCCTGGCCGGTTAGGCCCTCCCACAACGACATGCGCTCAGTCTAAGCGGGATGCGTGAGGTGAATCTGGACGCACTCACGGATCTCGGTCGCAATCTCAGTGATGTCGCCGGCGGCATCCACCACAAGAAAGCGGGCGGGCTCTTTCGCTGCCCGCTCAAGGTAGGCGTCGCGCACACGACTGTGAAAGTCA
It encodes the following:
- a CDS encoding DNA polymerase III subunit delta', whose amino-acid sequence is MSLWEGLTGQADAIAVLESAASSSALGSTDESSMTHSWLITGPPGSGRSNIAYAFAAALLGTRGDETEESVYKQVIARTHPDLGVLSTERVIISIDEVRKLVSASQFSPSVGHYRVMIIEDADRMAERTSNVLLKALEEPPPRTVWILCAPSEADLIPTIRSRVRSVRLRTPAIADVAQLLHERDGVAPDIAARAAREAQSHIGMAHRLATNAEARERRETTLTTALGIRTVSEAVIAAATLLELSKADATALTEERDAQERESALRSLGVAPGGTIPPALRAQLKAMEEDQKRRATRGLRDGLDRVMVDLLSLYRDILLTQIGAPGELINLSILNNINSVAERTTAVSTLAIMDGIAEARHRIDSNVSPALALEAMLVKIAVSGRGA